The Triticum aestivum cultivar Chinese Spring chromosome 5A, IWGSC CS RefSeq v2.1, whole genome shotgun sequence genomic sequence CGACTGAACATACAATCTGTTGtgttgcagatgctttaagcagatATATGTAGAAAGATGGCTTCCACAACCCTTTTTCGAGATCTCTTCACTCTACTGGTGGCAATATTTTTCTATAATCTGCGTGCAAGCTGGGGCCTTGTCTTCATCAGCTCACTCTACCAGTAGCAGCTACCCGATGTTGCCGTTTCTATGGGCTGcccaatttatttatttattttgcaaaagtttgcaaatcgttggagacgtttacattatgggacagagtaTAAAAACAGCTATGCCCTAAAATAGAGCTGCTGTTAGAGACGCTCTTAGGCGAACTACAGCCCCACCATGGCTGTTTGCAGTATTTTCCTTGTCAAGAAATTCAGTGAgtgaccccgcaaaaaaaagaaaagaaattcagtgAGTGAGCGAGCGAGCGTGCGCATTTGTTTTCAGCTCTACTCTATCCATGCCCATCTGTATGTACACGATCCACCACGTGCTCTGTCCACCAATTCGCGTACAGCAACCTTTCGGGGTAAAAAAAAAGCAACTTTTTCAGCTAAGATCTCTTCACTCTACCAGTAACTGTGTACTGTAATTTTTTGCTATATTTATGTGCTAGATGGGGCCTCCTTGCCTTCTTCCTCAGCTGCAGCTCTCTCGACCACAATGATAGACTTCACGGCGCTGGTctccctcttcttcgtcctcctcatCCTCAAGCTGGTCACCGGCCGCTACGCATCGCCCACCCGCGGGCAGCGGCTGCCCCCGGGCCCATGGCAGCTGCCGCTCATCGGCAGCCTGCACCACCTCCTGCTGTCGCGCTCCGGGGGCCTGCCGCACCGGGCCATGCGCGACCTCGCCCGCGCCCACGGCCCGCTCATGCTCCTCCGCCTCGGCGCCGTGCCCACGCTCGCCGTCTCCTCCGCCGAGGCCGCCAGGGAGGTGATGAGGACCCACGACGCCGCCTTCGCCAGCCGCCACCTCAGCGCCACGCTCGACATCATCACCTGCGGCGGCAAGGGCGTCCTCTTCTCCCCCTACGACGACCGCTGGCGCGAGCTCCGCAGGGTCTGCGTGCAGGAGCTCTTCAGCCAGCGCCGCGTGCTCTCCTTCCGCCCCGCCCGGGAGGACGAGGTCGCGCGCCTCCTGCGCGCCGTCTCCGACGGGTGCCGCGGCGGCCGTGCCGTCAACCTCGGCGAGAAGATGTGCCGCATGACCACCGACTCCGTGGTGCGCGCGGCCATAGGCGAGAGGTGCGACCACCGCGACGAGTTCCTTCACGAGCTCGACGTGGCCGTGCGGCTCACCGGCGGCATCAACCTCGCCGACCTGTACCCCTCGTCGCGGCTCGTGCGCCGGCTCAGCGTCGCCGCGCGGGACATGGTCAAGTGCCAGAGGAACATCTACCGCATCGTGCAGAGCATCATAAAAGAACGAGCCGGCGCGCCGGAGCCAGAGAGAGATGAGGACCTGCTCGGCGTCCTCCTCAAGCTGCAGAAGGACGGCGGCCTGCAGTTTGAACTCACCACCGAGATCATCACAGCCGTCATTGTGGTAAAGATATTATGATCATTCCTCAACCATCCTTTATTAGCACGGTTCTGTACTACATCAGTTGATGATCAGTGTGTTAATTAAAGTCCTTGATTTGTCCCATTTCAAATTagtttacaacaacaacaacaacaacaacaacaacaacaacaacaacaaagcctttagtacCAAACAAGTTgaggtaggctagaggtgaaacccataggATCTCGTGACTATCTCTTCCGACGTGGCGCGTCGATGAGGGGGTTACtccccaatgaaaatcttttgggtttcatctccataagagtgacTGGGTTTTtttcgccaagcctatcacaaccctcctcctttacccgggcttgggaccggctatgttgagacaacatagacGGAGTTTCATTTGAAACTAGTTTAAGTTTGAACAATATATTAACATCTACAACACCAAATTAGTCTATTGAGATGTTTTATGAAATATATTTCCATAAGATATGTATTTAGTGTTGTAGATCTTAGCACAATTTTCAATATAGATGGTCAATCTCAAGCAACTTTGACTTAAGACCAACCTATAACTTTTATTCTTTAGGAACGGAGGAGGTAATTTTTTAATTAAGTTTGACAACGCCCATTTGTGTGTAACATCAAATGATAAGCAACTGCAGGACATTTTTTCTGCCGGGAGCGAGACATCGTCGACGACCTTAGAGTGGGCCATGTCGGAGCTTATGAGAAACCCACGGGTGCTACATAAGGTGCAGTCGGAGGTGAGAGATGCCTTCAAGGGAAAAGATAAGCTCGCCGAGGAAGACATCGTCAAGGTGAGGCTGGGCTATCTCCACCTAGTGATCAAGGAGGCTCTAAGGCTGCACCCGCCGGGGCCGCTCCTGCTCCCACGGGAGTGTCGCGAGGCATGTCGGGTGATGGGCTACGACGTGCCCAAGGGCACCAAGGTGGTTGTGAACGTGTGGGCGATGGGGAGGGACCACATGTACTGGGGTGACGCGGAGGCATTCAGGCCAGAGAGATTCGAAAACAGCACCATCGACTTCAAGGGAGCCGACTTCGAGTTCCTCCCATTCGGAGCTGGCCGGAGGATGTGCCCCGGCATGTCGCTCGCGATGGCCAACATGGAGTTGTCGCTAGCTAGTCTCCTTTTCCACTTTGATTGGGAGCTGCCCTGTGGCATGAGGCCCGAAGATATGGACATGACAGAGACTTTCGGTATCACAGCGAGAAGGAAGTTCAAGCTCTCGGTGCACGCAAAATCCCACGtcccatgtggaaattgatttgtTTGTTAATGGCTCAATGCATGTAGGGATGGCGCCTTAATTTGGAATTATATGTATTTTCTGGCCAATACATTCGCGTAGCTGCAAGGTGTCATCATCGTCCTTGTACAGTTGAATACCCTGTTTGAATCTCAGTTGCTGTTGCATATGTATGTCTCATTTATTTCTCTGTCCAAGAGTTTTGATTGCATCTATGGTGAACTTGAGATAGATGCCAAATGTCCACGATTTCATCCAATTAGGTTGCTATGAAATGCACAATGATGGAGGGGCGTGTGTTCGGGTGCACGTGAAGCCCTATGTCCTACGCACAACAGTATTCATCAGCTAGAAAGCTTCTTGGCCACATAAGTTTCCATCTTGTTGTTGATGATTTATAGCGTAGATATGCGGTAACTACTTTAGCAATAGTCATGGAGAATATATTATGTGAATGTGCATGTATTCAAATGAATGTGCCCACATCATTTAGTTCCAATTATGCACTTTCCTTTCACAGTTCTTTGGAGCTGGATCATCTTACCTCCCTTGATGTGGACATAGACATCATAGATACGTCTATAAATATTACACGACACATTTTGcagaattgatatgataaagattaCATAAGCCATCCAACTGCACACGTCCACGAAGCTTAATGtagtgtgtgtgggtgtgggtggggggggggggctgtggcTCCCCAGGCCCCAGCCATGCACAattcattgaagaagaaaaattGATAGAGGGCTTAGTTGAAAGAAAACATTGTTGTTTGCCCCCTCAGTTAATGGAAATTGATTTGTTTGTTAATGGCTCAATGCATGTAGGGGTGGCGCCTTAATTTGGAATTATATGTATTTTCTGGCCAATACATTCGCGTAGCTGCAAGGTGTCATCATCGTCCTTGTACAGTTGAATACCCTGTCTGAATCTCAGTTGCTGTTGCATATGTATGTCTCATTTATTTCTCTGTCCAAGAGTTTTGATTGCATCTATGGTGAACTCGAGATAGATGCCAAATGTCCACGATTTCATCCAATTAGGTTGCTATGAAATGCACAATGATGGAGGGGCGTGTGTTCGGGTGCACGTGAAGCCCTATGTCCTACGCACAACGGTATTCATCAGATAGAAAGCttcttggtgaaggaaatatgccctagaggcaataataaagttattatttatttccttatttcataataaatgtttattattcatgctagaattgtattaaccggaaacataatacatgtgtgaatacatagacaaacagagtgtcactagtatgcctctacttgactagctcgttaatcgaagatggttatgtttcctaaccatagacatgagttgtcatttgattaacggaatcacatcattaggagaatgatgtgattgacttgacccattccgttagcatagcacacgatcgtttagtatgttgctattgctttcttcatgacttatacatgttcctatgactatgagattatgcaactctcgtttatcagaggaacactttgtgtgctaccaaacgtcacaacgtaactgggtgattataaaggtgctctacagatgtctccgaaggtacttgttgggttggcgtatttcgagattaggatttgtcactccgattgtcggagaggtatctctgggcccactcggtaatgcacatcactacaagccttgcaagcattgtaactaatgagttagttgcagaatgatgtattatggaacgagtaaagagatttgccggtaacgagattgaactaggtattgagacaccgaccatcaaatctcgggcaagtaacataccgatgacaaaaggaacaacgtatgttgttatgcggtctgaccgataaagatcttcgtagaatatgtgggagccaatatgagcatccaggttccgctattggttattgactggagacgtgtctcggtcatgtctacatagttctcgaacccgtagggtctgcacgcttaaagttacgatgacggttatattatgagtttatgtgttttgatgtaccgaaggagttcggagtcccggatgagatcggggacatgacgaggagtctcgaaatggccgagacgtaaaaatcgatatattggacgactatattcagacatcggaaaggttccgagtgattcgtgtattttcgggagtaccggggagttacgggaattcgtattgggccttaatgggccatacaggaaagaagagaaaggcctcaaaggttggccgcacccctccccatgggctggtcctaattggactagggaggggggggtgcccccttccttccttctcgttttcccttccctcctactcctactacttggaagggctcctagttctactaggaaagggggaatcctactcccggtgggagtaggactcccctagggcgcgccatagagaggaccGGCCCTCCCNNNNNNNNNNNNNNNNNNNNNNNNNNNNNNNNNNNNNNNNNNNNNNNNNNNNNNNNNNNNNNNNNNNNNNNNNNNNNNNNNNNNNNNNNNNNNNNNNNNNNNNNNNNNNNNNNNNNNNNNNNNNNNNNNNNNNNNNNNNNNNNNNNNNNNNNNNNNNNNNNNNNNNNNNNNNNNNNNNNNNNNNNNNNNNNNNNNNNNNNNNNNNNNNNNNNNNNNNNNNNNNNNNNNNNNNNNNNNNNNNNNNNNNNNNNNNNNNNNNNNNNNNNNNNNNNNNNNNNNNNNNNNNNNNNNNNNNNNNNNNNNNNNNNNNNNNNNNNNNNNNNNNNNNNNNNNNNNNNNNNNNNNNNNNNNNNNNNNNNNNNNNNNNNNNNNNNNNNNNNNNNNNNNNNNNNNNNNNNNNNNNNNNNNNNNNNNNNNNNNNNNNNNNNNNNNNNNNNNNNNNNNNNNNNNNNNNNNNNNNNNNNNNNNNNNNNNgataatactgtagcggtgcttaggcaaagccctgtgtcagtagaacatcaacatcgtcaccacgccgtcgtgctgacgaaactctccctcaacactcggctggatcggagtttgagggacgtcatcgggctgaatgtgtgctgaactcggaggtgccgtatgttcggtacttgatcggtcggatcgtgaagacgtacgactacatcaaccgcgttatactaacgcttccgctttcggtctacgaggatacgtggacaacactctcccctctcgttgctatgcatcaccatgatcttgcgtgtgcgtaggaaatttttgatattactacattccccaacagtggtatcagagccaggttttatgcgttgatgttatatgcacgagtagaacacaagtgagttgtgggcgatataagtcatactgcttaccagcatgtcatactttggttcggcggtattgttggatgaagcggcccggaccgacattacgcgtacgcttacgcgagactggttttaccgccgtgctttgcacacaggtgactagtaggtgtcagtttctccaactttagttgaaccgagtgtgactacgcccggtccttgagaaggttaaaacatgactaacttgacgaactatcgttgtggttttgatgcgtaggtaagaatggttcttgctcagcccgtagcagccacgtaaaacttgcaacaacaaagtagaggacgcctaacttgtttttgcagggcttgttgtgatgtgatatggtcaagacgtgatgagatataagttgttgtatgagatgatcatgttttgttgaagttatcggcaactggcagaagccttatggttgtctctttattgcataagatgcaagcaccaactaattgctttactttatcgctatgcgatagcaatagttgcaagagcaatagttggcgagacgaccatgtgatgacacattgatatagatcaagatgatggagatcatggtgtcatgccagtgacgatggagatcatgacgatgctttggagatggagatcaaaggcacaatatgatgatggccatatcatgtcacatattttgattgcatgtgatgtttatcttttatacatattattttcttagttcgacggtagctttataagatgatcccttactaaaatttcaaggtataagtgttctccctgagtatgcaccgttgccaaagtttgtcgtgcccagacaccatgtgatgatcgggtgtgataagctctacgtccatctacaatgggtgcaagccagttttgcacacgcagaatactcagattaaactcgacgagcctagcatatgcagatatggcctcggaacactgagaccgaaaggtcgagcgtgaatcatatagtagatatgatcaacatagtgatgttcacaatcgaaactactccatctcacgtgatgatcggacatggtttagttgatttggatcacgtgagcacttagatgatcagagggatgtctatctaagtgggagttcttacgtaatctgattaattgaactttaatttatcatgaacttagtcctggtagtattagcatatctatgttgtagatgaatagctcgtgtttagctcccctgtttattttgatatgttcctagagaaaaactatgttgaaagatgttagtagcaatgatgcggacttggtccgtgatctgaggattatcctcattgctgcacagaagaattatgtccttgatgcacctattgcaggagcagatgcagacgttgtgaatgtttggctagctcaatatgatgactacttgatagtttagtgcaccatgcttaacggcttagaatcgggacttcaaagacgttttgaacgccatggaccatatgagatgttccaggagttgaagttaatatttcaagcaaatacccaagttgagagatatgaagtctccaacaagttctatagctaaaagatggaggagaatagctcaaacagtgagcaggtgctcagattgtctgggtactacaatcgctcgaatcaagtgggagttaatcttccagataagatagtgattgacagaattctctagtcaccatcaccaagttagtagaacttcgtgatgaactataatatgcaagggataacggaaacgactcccaagctcttcatgatgctgaaatcaacgaaggtagaaatcaagaaaaacatcaagtgttgatggttgacaagaccactagtttcaagaaaagggcaaagggaagaaggggaacttcaagaagaacggcaagcaagttgctgctcaagtaaagaagcccaagtctggtcctgagcccgagactaagtgcttctactacaaagggactggtcactggaagtggaactgccccaagtatttggtggataagaaggatggcaaaagtgaacaaagatatattggatatacatgttattgatgtgtactttactagtgtttatagcaacccctcg encodes the following:
- the LOC123102294 gene encoding zealexin A1 synthase; its protein translation is MIDFTALVSLFFVLLILKLVTGRYASPTRGQRLPPGPWQLPLIGSLHHLLLSRSGGLPHRAMRDLARAHGPLMLLRLGAVPTLAVSSAEAAREVMRTHDAAFASRHLSATLDIITCGGKGVLFSPYDDRWRELRRVCVQELFSQRRVLSFRPAREDEVARLLRAVSDGCRGGRAVNLGEKMCRMTTDSVVRAAIGERCDHRDEFLHELDVAVRLTGGINLADLYPSSRLVRRLSVAARDMVKCQRNIYRIVQSIIKERAGAPEPERDEDLLGVLLKLQKDGGLQFELTTEIITAVIVDIFSAGSETSSTTLEWAMSELMRNPRVLHKVQSEVRDAFKGKDKLAEEDIVKVRLGYLHLVIKEALRLHPPGPLLLPRECREACRVMGYDVPKGTKVVVNVWAMGRDHMYWGDAEAFRPERFENSTIDFKGADFEFLPFGAGRRMCPGMSLAMANMELSLASLLFHFDWELPCGMRPEDMDMTETFGITARRKFKLSVHAKSHVPCGN